From Vitis vinifera cultivar Pinot Noir 40024 chromosome 14, ASM3070453v1, a single genomic window includes:
- the LOC104881460 gene encoding F-box protein At3g56470-like: protein MAMREESGKPDPDPPEEQESWLWSVLPQDLLRLIVERLSLVDLIRLRAVCKDWLLAPIHDLQPIHNLPWIMNHWFTLTSRLCLLFEPFRRLPYVIEDTHVIPGKMGLPPGSTELPAATVCASRSGWVLFTEGLEYCLFRRVVKDMASNVRVTLYRKVGISRYFVHNVLTKKIITLPGLKAPEHQTLFRDFAATFSSIPTSPDCVFFVSHPSTSDQIFTSTHSIGDKSWKTHTFTCPNASSYSAESVVYMEGSFYCFSERGLLASFNIATQEWRPLVSIMWDMPLWPRERYFLEYGGRLIIVFMENESEYSGTECDIFRFDWLDRVWVKMESLEGGAIFLGNPCFGVSAGEKTKMVANRVYYFLWHTPTFITYGPVSPGIGSASEERIVYPDTWDPDRLYGDSNWIDPPLLQPWQG from the coding sequence ATGGCAATGCGAGAAGAGAGTGGAAAGCCCGATCCTGATCCTCCGGAGGAACAGGAAAGCTGGCTATGGTCTGTTCTTCCTCAAGATCTTCTGAGACTAATAGTTGAACGATTGTCCCTAGTGGATTTAATCCGCCTCCGTGCAGTTTGCAAGGATTGGCTTCTAGCACCCATTCATGACCTTCAACCCATTCATAACCTACCATGGATTATGAATCATTGGTTTACACTTACTAGTAGGCTATGCTTACTCTTTGAACCTTTTCGCAGACTGCCCTACGTTATAGAAGATACACACGTTATACCAGGTAAAATGGGGTTACCACCAGGAAGCACCGAGCTCCCCGCTGCAACAGTCTGTGCGTCCAGATCCGGTTGGGTGCTTTTCACCGAAGGGTTGGAGTATTGTTTATTTAGAAGGGTAGTTAAAGATATGGCAAGCAATGTTAGGGTTACTTTATATCGGAAGGTGGGTATTAGTCGATATTTTGTACATAATGTTCTCACTAAAAAGATTATAACATTGCCGGGTTTGAAGGCCCCGGAACATCAAACTTTATTTAGGGATTTTGCCGCCACTTTCTCCTCCATTCCGACTTCTCCCGACTGTGTCTTCTTCGTGTCACATCCATCCACTAGCGATCAAATTTTTACCAGCACACACTCTATAGGGGATAAATCATGGAAGACTCATACCTTTACCTGTCCCAATGCGTCGAGTTATTCTGCTGAGAGTGTGGTTTACATGGAAGGcagtttttattgttttagcGAAAGGGGATTACTGGCATCCTTCAATATCGCTACCCAAGAGTGGAGGCCGCTGGTGAGTATAATGTGGGATATGCCACTTTGGCCGAGAGAGAGATACTTTCTTGAATACGGTGGACGTCTGATAATAGTATTTATGGAAAATGAGTCAGAGTATTCTGGGACTGAGTGCGATATATTCAGGTTCGATTGGTTGGATAGGGTTTGGGTGAAAATGGAAAGCTTGGAAGGTGGAGCAATATTTCTTGGGAATCCTTGCTTTGGAGTTTCAGCaggagagaaaacaaaaatggttGCAAATAGGGTTTACTATTTCCTTTGGCACACACCAACATTCATCACTTATGGGCCTGTAAGTCCAGGAATCGGATCTGCATCCGAGGAAAGAATAGTTTATCCTGATACTTGGGATCCTGATCGTTTGTATGGGGACAGCAACTGGATAGATCCCCCTCTGCTCCAGCCTTGGCAAGGTTGA
- the LOC132255026 gene encoding secreted RxLR effector protein 161-like → MEREEMKKIPYASVMGSLMYAQTCRRLDISFAIGMLRRYQSDPGFEHWKAAKKVMRYLQGRKDYMLTYKISEQLEIFGYSDSNYGGCLDSLKSTSRFVFMLANGAIS, encoded by the coding sequence ATGGAAAGGgaggaaatgaagaaaattcctTATGCATCAGTTATGGGGAGTTTGATGTACGCTCAAACATGTAGAAGACTGGATATCAGCTTTGCTATTGGCATGTTAAGAAGATACCAAAGTGATCCAGGATTCGAAcactggaaagctgcaaagaaggTGATGAGGTACTTACAAGGGAGAAAGGATTATATGCTCACATATAAAATATCAGAACAATTAGAGATTTTCGGTTACTCGGATTCTAATTATGGTGGTTGTCTCGATAGCTTAAAGTCAACTTCAAGATTTGTCTTTATGCTGGCAAATGGGGCAATATCATAG